A genomic window from Qipengyuania oceanensis includes:
- a CDS encoding replicative DNA helicase produces MRSLPANIEAEAAFIGALLIDNRVVEELPVPLAAEHFFEPLHQRIYERIAALLERGAVVTPVTLKPYFEADEGLKELGGITYLARLTADGQGLLAPRELAQQIYDLALLRELVTVGRGLVEGALDTSESVAPLEQIEHAEAELFRVAEGASTDSQAESFGAATHTALGMIEKAINSGGNVSGKTTGLTSINEKVGGLHDSDLIILAGRPGMGKSSLATNIAFNCADRLLRDKRDGIDPSQSVGAAVALFSLEMSADQLATRILAEQAGISSEALRMGKISRDDFQQLSFASQRLAELPLYIDDTPALSVSALRTRARRLKRRHDIGLIVLDYLQLMQGSRRSQDNRVNEISEISRGLKTLAKELEVPVIALSQLSRAVEQREDKRPMLSDLRESGSIEQDADMVWFIYREDYYVASREPKMPSSDDDIAAHEAHAAWASEMERVHGLAELIVAKQRHGATGKVRMRFEPKITRFSDLAEDDRRGGYDYD; encoded by the coding sequence ATGCGTTCGCTGCCCGCCAACATCGAGGCCGAGGCCGCGTTCATCGGCGCGTTGCTGATCGACAACCGCGTGGTAGAGGAATTGCCCGTCCCGCTGGCGGCGGAACATTTCTTCGAACCGCTCCACCAGCGCATCTACGAGCGGATCGCTGCGCTGCTGGAGCGCGGCGCGGTGGTGACGCCGGTAACGCTCAAGCCTTATTTCGAAGCCGACGAGGGGCTTAAGGAGCTGGGCGGGATCACCTATCTCGCGCGGCTGACCGCCGACGGACAGGGCCTGCTCGCGCCGCGCGAACTGGCGCAGCAGATCTACGACCTGGCGCTGCTGCGGGAGCTCGTGACCGTCGGGCGCGGACTGGTCGAAGGGGCGCTCGACACGTCCGAGAGCGTCGCTCCGCTCGAACAGATCGAACACGCCGAGGCCGAGCTGTTCCGGGTGGCGGAAGGCGCATCGACCGATTCGCAGGCGGAGAGCTTCGGTGCGGCGACCCACACCGCGCTCGGCATGATCGAGAAGGCGATCAATTCGGGCGGCAATGTTTCGGGCAAGACCACCGGACTGACCTCGATCAACGAGAAGGTCGGCGGTTTGCACGATTCCGACCTCATCATCCTCGCCGGACGTCCGGGCATGGGCAAGAGCTCGCTTGCGACGAACATCGCGTTCAACTGCGCGGACCGGCTGCTGCGCGACAAGCGCGACGGGATCGATCCCTCGCAGTCGGTTGGGGCCGCCGTCGCGCTGTTCAGTCTCGAAATGAGCGCCGACCAGCTGGCCACCCGTATCCTCGCCGAACAGGCGGGTATTTCGTCCGAGGCGCTGCGCATGGGCAAGATCAGCCGGGACGATTTCCAGCAGCTTTCATTCGCCAGCCAGCGGCTCGCGGAACTGCCCCTTTACATCGACGATACACCCGCGCTGTCCGTCTCGGCGCTGCGGACCCGTGCGCGGCGCCTGAAGCGGCGGCACGACATCGGCCTGATCGTGCTCGATTACCTCCAGCTGATGCAGGGCTCTCGCCGCAGCCAGGACAACCGCGTCAACGAGATTTCGGAAATCAGTCGCGGCTTGAAGACGCTCGCCAAGGAACTCGAGGTGCCGGTGATCGCGCTCTCGCAGCTCAGCCGTGCGGTCGAACAGCGCGAGGACAAGCGGCCGATGCTGTCGGACCTGCGCGAATCGGGCTCGATCGAGCAGGACGCCGACATGGTGTGGTTCATCTATCGCGAGGACTATTACGTCGCGTCGCGCGAACCCAAGATGCCATCGAGCGACGACGATATCGCCGCGCACGAGGCGCATGCCGCCTGGGCATCGGAAATGGAGCGGGTTCACGGCCTGGCCGAGCTGATCGTGGCGAAGCAGCGTCACGGCGCGACCGGCAAGGTGCGGATGCGGTTCGAACCGAAGATCACCCGCTTCTCCGATCTTGCCGAGGACGACCGGCGCGGCGGATACGATTACGACTGA
- a CDS encoding cytidine deaminase — translation MTTISDEALIAAARDAAQHSYSPYSHFAVGAALGFADGSVVTGTNIENASYGLALCAETVAVGKAMADGVRGGLKTVAVTGPGADPITPCGRCRQVLNELAQLGGTDPRVLCVGPNEVRETRLSALLPDAFGPASLD, via the coding sequence ATGACGACGATTTCCGACGAAGCCCTGATCGCTGCCGCGCGCGATGCGGCGCAGCACAGCTATTCGCCCTATTCGCACTTCGCGGTCGGCGCCGCGCTCGGCTTTGCCGATGGCAGCGTGGTGACCGGAACCAATATCGAGAACGCGAGCTACGGCCTGGCGCTCTGCGCGGAGACCGTCGCGGTGGGCAAGGCCATGGCCGACGGTGTGCGCGGCGGGCTGAAGACGGTCGCGGTGACGGGACCGGGCGCAGACCCGATCACGCCGTGCGGTCGCTGCCGCCAGGTGCTCAACGAGCTGGCACAGCTCGGCGGGACCGACCCGCGCGTGCTCTGCGTCGGCCCGAACGAAGTGCGCGAAACGCGCTTGTCCGCGCTGTTGCCAGACGCCTTCGGCCCCGCGAGCCTGGACTAG
- a CDS encoding glycoside hydrolase family 25 protein — MRRSVGLALLVVVAIAAGWSWWQLQHWTPSLDDYPEQGVAVGGGEAPVNLPAAKALGAGFAYITASIGESGRDPAFAQSFRAAREAGLRRGAVHVFDPCAMADRQSSNYVTIVPRDDDLLPPVIALEKTADECLEPVGEAAVESELMTLINQIEAHAGKPAILRVGRAFEERYGIANKIERNLWLTRTRLEPEYAGRPWLLWTANARLRSEASSGTVRWVVVRP, encoded by the coding sequence ATGCGGCGATCGGTCGGCCTCGCGCTGCTGGTGGTGGTCGCGATCGCTGCCGGCTGGAGCTGGTGGCAGTTGCAGCACTGGACGCCGTCGCTGGACGACTACCCCGAGCAAGGCGTTGCAGTCGGCGGCGGCGAGGCGCCGGTCAACCTGCCAGCGGCCAAGGCGCTGGGCGCGGGCTTTGCGTATATCACCGCGAGCATCGGTGAAAGCGGCCGCGATCCGGCATTCGCCCAGTCCTTCCGCGCGGCACGCGAGGCGGGCTTGCGACGCGGTGCCGTGCATGTCTTCGATCCTTGCGCGATGGCCGACCGGCAATCGTCGAACTATGTCACCATCGTGCCGCGCGACGACGACCTTCTCCCGCCGGTGATCGCGCTCGAAAAGACTGCCGACGAATGCCTTGAACCGGTCGGCGAGGCCGCGGTCGAGAGCGAGCTGATGACCTTGATCAACCAGATCGAAGCCCATGCCGGCAAGCCCGCGATCCTGCGCGTCGGCCGCGCCTTCGAGGAGCGTTACGGCATCGCGAACAAGATCGAACGCAACCTGTGGCTCACCCGCACGCGCCTGGAACCCGAATATGCCGGGCGGCCATGGCTGCTCTGGACCGCCAATGCGCGCTTGCGTAGCGAGGCATCGAGCGGAACGGTCCGCTGGGTGGTGGTGAGACCATGA
- a CDS encoding UPF0262 family protein: MSGSPDTWRIAHISLDDETILWRNADVEQERRVAIYDLIDENVFKPLRPVENGHGGPYKLHLSVQDGRLALAIRDMADEPLETIILGLARFRRPIREYFAICDSYYQAIRKATPAEIETIDMARRGIHNNAAELLLERLEGKVETDFPTARRLFTLICVLHIRG, encoded by the coding sequence ATGAGCGGCTCTCCCGACACCTGGCGCATCGCCCACATCTCGCTCGACGACGAGACGATCCTGTGGCGCAATGCCGATGTCGAGCAGGAACGTCGCGTCGCGATCTACGACCTGATCGACGAGAACGTGTTCAAGCCGCTGCGCCCGGTGGAGAACGGCCATGGCGGGCCGTACAAACTGCACTTGTCGGTACAGGACGGCAGGCTCGCGCTCGCGATCCGCGACATGGCGGACGAACCGCTCGAGACGATCATTCTCGGCCTGGCACGCTTCCGCCGGCCGATCCGCGAATACTTCGCCATCTGCGACAGCTACTACCAGGCGATTCGCAAGGCGACCCCGGCCGAGATCGAGACGATCGATATGGCAAGGCGCGGGATTCACAACAATGCCGCCGAGCTTTTGCTCGAACGATTGGAGGGCAAGGTCGAAACCGACTTCCCGACCGCCAGACGGCTCTTCACTTTGATCTGCGTCCTGCATATCCGCGGCTGA